The genomic stretch CGAGACTTCCATCAGTTTCTGTAAAAATGACGCATGCTTTTTTCCCTGACATGGGACCCTTAAAGTGCTTACTACGAGGATTTTAATTCAGCAGCAAATATTCAAGTGTTGGGTGCACGGTACATTATTGAAGCAGATATAATAGTATGACTATAGTATTGACTTTTCGAGTATAGAATTCGCTACGTTTGGGATGGGAGAGGAAGGGGAAAGGGGAAGAGAGGCGGAGATAGTGAAAACACGAGGACATTCAAACTAGAAAAGATACACAAGTCTAACTTTGATACGCAGGTAGAGAATATTTAGGCTGAATTCATCCACGTGCGCAGTCAACTCAACTCCTTTGACATCAGGACCATGGACTTTGGACATTCACGAGGAGTATACATTTAAGTTTGACGACTTCATGAAATTATTGAAGATAACTTTTATTTTGAAACCTATTATCTGCTACTTCCTCATAAGAAGCACCACAGTGTGTGCCGCAATACTCCTATTCTCCCCAAGGCTGTCAACCTTCTCATGAGTTTTTGCTTTCAAATTCACAACAGAAGGATCCGCGCCAAGCAGCTCGCACAAATTGGACCTGATAACCTCCTTGTGGGGGCTCAATTTTGGCCTTTGCAAAATCAAAGTGGCATCCAGGTTTCCTAGTTCATAACCTGCCTCATGCATCAGCCGCACCTGATATAGATCATATAGCAGAAATTCGTTCGGTTATACTTATACAGAAACAGTCAACAAGCAAATTTGATCCTCTGCCGAGGAACTACCTAAAAATCAGTAGAACAGATATCTCATTCACCAACTGACAAGAAATTTGTACGCTTACTTGAGCATCTATGCTGTAGACCAAAAGACTAAATGGTCCTATCTCCTGATCCTTCTCCCAGTAAAATTTGTCAATCGAGGATATTGTCTTGAAATGATCCAAATGTATGTTATTCAGGACCAACTTTTGATAATATACATTCTGACACCTCAGTATAATTTGTGGGGACACTAGGACAGATGAAATCTAATGATTATTCTTCTCCAGTGATATATGGTCTAAGAACCGGGCTAAGCGAGGATATTAAAGCTATGGGTGAACATATTGTCACATAAACCAGATACAATTAAGGCTCAAACATGGGGCACGCCACTTCTAGTAAACTTTAAGCAAGTTATGAAAGTTCAATTATATCGAGGCCATTTGAAGATGGCCAAACAGTTTCAAAAGTTTATTAGGCTACTACTGTGGTTTACCTTCGTTCTCAGGCATCTGAAAGTCCTCATCGCCTGAGATTGATATCGGTCGTGTAAAAGTATAGGTTGTAAGAATGCAGCTTAATTGttgtatcttttcttttttttttttgtaagtattTTTGCATGATCTTAACGTTCCATCTAATCTTTACGACCATGATACTTTAGCTTTGGAACCAACTCCCTATGTTCTCACTTGACAGTTGTTACTGACACCCCTCCTACCCATTTTCTTTCCTCATCTTCATTTCATCCCTGGTAACTAAGCTGAACAACACACAAAAGAAAGTTATAACCGAACATCACATTTTCTTAGTCACATGTCAAGAAGAGAGACTATTTGAACGGAGAGCAAAAATCTTATAGCTTAGGTGATTTTGCATTCAAACAGTAGGCAAAACGATCCAAAGGTTTGTGCATTACATCATTTCTACGTTTTTCTTCTCTCCTtacttctttttcattttttttctgatgAAAGTTGTACAGTAAAAACAATCTTTCAAATAAACTATGCGGGGTAAAAGCAAGAATTCTTCCAGATACAATCTTTTCACATCTTTGACTTGGTCATTTGTAGACCAGGACAATAATTCGTAAAATCAAACATGGAGTCAACAGTTGAAACTCTAGTCCATAATCCCAGCTTCACCTAGTAAAACTTTCTTAACAATCTGATTCAAAAGAATACAAGCTTGGAATTCAATTCCTGTTCTGAACAACAAAACTAGCATTTCTAGAAATATACGTAGTAACTTTGTAAGACTAATTAACATCCGCAATCCCACAACTTCGACTAATCTCACTCAACACAACAAACCACATACCCATACAAGACCTTAAGATGCAAACCAAGATCAAACTGGCTATTAAGAAAACAGGAACCAACCAAGTATCAATAACTCATATTATTCAGAAAGATAATGGGTAAAACTTCAGCAAGTACTCCAGTTCTAACTTCTACCAACCATAGGTACCCCTTCAAGCAAGAATTCTGCAATTGTACTCTTTATCATCTCGAATAGGTAGCCATAACAATTCACTTTAGCAAAACAGCTAATATATCATCATTTCCTAGTAGTGATCTGCTATTAAATTCAGCAGAAGAGTAGCTTTAAGATTATTCTCATAGCGCCATACAATCAAACTCAGAAATAATCAATGTGCAACTCTGAAAATTTTTAATGCAGCAAAAgtaaatgttaaatttttttagcagtagagagagagagagagagagagagagcagcaTAGCTAATAGCCCGTGAGCATGACCATAATACCAGATATGTATTAGTTACCTGACCCAGAGAGGCCAAGGGTAAGCCCGTCAttatatattttacataataaTATAGCTGGGGCTGTAGCTGAAAGGATTTTGTAATTAAAAACTCACGGCTTCTCTGATGAAAACAGAAGACGCAGCGCCTTTCCATTTAGGATCCGAATCCGGAAATATCTGCCCGATATCTGGTAAACCTAAAGCTCCCAAAATTGCATCCACCACACAATGCAGCAACACATCACCTACAGGTTACGACCCAGCCACAGCTTAATTATTAGTAGAAAATTACTGCAAaattaaagtaataaattcaTCCTTGAACATAATATAAgcaagcaaaaaagaaaaaaaaagtcaaagctGTGGTAATTGAAGAGAAATAGAAGCAGGAGCAGCAATAATATTACCATCGGAGTGAGCTTCGCAGCCTCTTTCATGAGGAATATTGATACCTCCGATGATCAGAGGGTATCCAGGTTCCAAGCGGTGAAGATCGAAGCCGTGACCGACGCGGAAGGGTAGGGATTTAGATGAAGCGGCAATAGTGACTTGAGGGTCAGCTTCCACGGCGGCGCTGGTGGCTGAGACTACCAGTGGCAGTGGCTGCGAATGTTGTTTACTCGCGGACCTGAGAGCAAACGACGACGTCCGATTCAAGCATCTGGTGACAGTACACATCCgaggaggaggagaaagaaAGTGGATAGAGCAGTCTCCTCTGGTGGTTTTGAAAGGAATTTTTGCGGTGGCAGATAACGTCGTCGTGGCCATAGCCATTGGCGGGAGGGGTGTCGGTGACTCTGCGGCGTGGTTTTGGGTGATTTGTTGGTGGGGATACTGATACTGGTATCGGTCAGCTGATGAGGTCTCAGGTCATTCGCGGTTGGCGGGTGGGCATAGTCAATTTAATTTAATCGGATGTTTTTGCTTTCATGTTTTTTGAGAGGGAATCATTCCGGGGGCTCAGCTCGTGCTGCACGGGAATTTAGGATTTGGATTTATTCTGACACACGTGAGACGTGTTGTCTTCTACTTGTACTGTTTATTTTGACCGTTGAAGGCTTGAATTCTACCCCAGAAGAaggaagtgaaaaaaaaaaaaaaaaaacacgttGAATTATGTGGCTGCTGCAGCTGCCTTTGCCCTTCGCCCTTTCACTTTTGCATCAGCAgcctctcaatttttttttttttaaaaaaagtgtaACGGTAAGCTCCCACAAATGAATATAATAGACTACGTGCCTGTGGGAGTTTAAAAGGGACAATTGCAAGTGCAAAACTAAGCTTGACTAGCAATTGTTATATACTACTATTGCAAAGGCTAATTGAGAGAGGTTCCTCTTCCAAGCTACCCTCGAATCGATTGATATGGAAAGAGCTCATGAATTCTTGATTGTCATTTTATTGTCATAAGCCAAAatcgaccaaaaaaaaaattctttactTTTGAACACAAATAGGAATTGTAGTATTGTAATTTCTAGTTTTGGATgggatggatggatggatgtGCGCATACATGCCAGCCCGCAAGCTAATATGAAGAATATTAGCAGCACTGAGCAAAAGGCTCCAAGAGGGAAACAAGAACCAGAGAGAGAACAGAAAGCTAAACAAGATTGCGGACAGCGATCAGATATTGCTTTGGTGGAGATTGCACAAGGATCATGTATAAGAGTTCAGGAAACTAAAAGATTCCCAAGAGAAAAGCCAAAGTCGCAGAACATGGACTATAGCTAAGATATCAATGTCCAGGATAAGGCTCATCTCCAGATGCAATTAACTAAGCAGCTGTGAGACGATCCAGCTATATATATAACCTATTACATCTCATACCATCAAAGTTGGCAGTTTGAGAAGTCTGCTGGTAAGTAGAACAAGTCAACTAACAGTTTACAGCAACAGCGGCCAAAACCTATACTTGGTGGAAAGTATCTACAACCAGATCTTAAGACTTTCAGCCATAAAATCTCAGAAGGGAGATTCAGCAGTTGAAGTCCTAGGATGCTTGAGTCCTTGATCTGTGATCAAAATTTCAGATGCAGGCCTCTTAGATCTCAGCTGCAAAAACCAAGCAACATGAGCGAACTCGTCCACCAAATGTCAAACTTTTACAACTTCACACAAACTTCTATATATAGGCATACAATGCCATATAACCTAACCTTGTCTTCGGTGCGCTTATACATGTTCCTCAGAAGTATATTTCTTGATTCTGAAGCTATCACTGGAAATTGAGTTTCAAGACAAGTCAATGATGCTGCTGTCATACTTGCAATATAAATTAAACAAAGTTCAAAGCAATGTGACCATGAAATGTTCCAAGTACATATATCTGTGCAGTATAATCACTGAAGGGCAAGGCTTTCTGGCTCAGAAGCCTACCAGTAACACCCTTGTATGAATTTATTCTAACATGGAGATCAAAAATAACTTCAGGTAAGCAATTCAGTCCAACCAAGAAGCTACTGTGTCAAAAAGTTTGCGAGACAGAAAGGGAGTCATAGATTAAGGGATTCTCAACTAATCATAGTGCAAAATATAACAAACTAAAGAAGATGGGCCAGATTTTGTATGAAAGGATATCTGATAAACGTTACACAACCAACTAGTTGAAGATATCTCAGCCCAAATACTGCATCTTTTTCCACGACCAGTCAAAACTCGTAAATGACAATGTGAGATGAATATACATATCTCCTCTCAAATACTAAATCTTTTTCCAAAGTCAGTCAAATTTTCATAAATGACTCAATGACAATAACTGGAAGCACAATGAGATAGAACTAACGTGATCTTTATCAATTTGTATAATTGACGTAAATTACCTTGGTTAGGTGGTGGCTGGCACCTATCATGAGTTGGACAATATGTAACAGGTGTCATTCTCTGTGAATGAGAAAATACAGATTTAGCAAAGAGAGAAACCATGTTCTTTTCCATTGGTGATACAGTTCTATTTCTCagggaaagagagaaaaaggacTAGTTTTCATGTGTCATAAATTCCACATTTAAAGCATAAGGAAACATGGAAAGCTATCAAGTTAATGGATTTAAGAATAAAAAAGCAAGGTGGACATTTTACTAAAAATTAAGGATTTTTAACACACGATACAAGGTACAAAAAGCGAGAGGAAGACATAAAGCACAGTTCTTAAGAACTAGGTTGAAGCTAAACAAGCAGAGATAAAGATACATATAGTGCGATTAGTCTAGCTTAGAGATTCAGAGTACTGAAAACTTCCTTAAATGAAAGGTTAGGATTAACTTATTCTGCTCTGCAGAAAATGAGCGAGAATTACTAATTGCAGTCAATATTTTCTAACTTTCGGTCTACAGTTGCTATGAAGACATAGATTCAAGGTGCCGATTATATTGGACTTTCTGATATCAGTCACTTGTATACTTTGAAGTAATTTAACTGCTAACAGATAGGGGACCCCAAAACCTGGCAAAGTTCAATTGCTTCTTTTAACCATCACTGCAACAATGCTGCATGACTTGTTTTAACCATCATATTCATGGCTTAATATGTTAAGTTAATCCTTCCTCCAGAAGACTGGAGTGTGGGTTGATGTGAAGGCCAAAGTTTTATGAAACATCTTTTGTCCTGAGCACTATAAGAAGTTCAATAATACCGTCCTGCAGGGAGCATTTGTATGCTCATAAGCATCATTTCTTAGCCATCCCCTGCAAA from Coffea eugenioides isolate CCC68of chromosome 8, Ceug_1.0, whole genome shotgun sequence encodes the following:
- the LOC113779292 gene encoding 2-C-methyl-D-erythritol 2,4-cyclodiphosphate synthase, chloroplastic, with the protein product MAMATTTLSATAKIPFKTTRGDCSIHFLSPPPRMCTVTRCLNRTSSFALRSASKQHSQPLPLVVSATSAAVEADPQVTIAASSKSLPFRVGHGFDLHRLEPGYPLIIGGINIPHERGCEAHSDGDVLLHCVVDAILGALGLPDIGQIFPDSDPKWKGAASSVFIREAVRLMHEAGYELGNLDATLILQRPKLSPHKEVIRSNLCELLGADPSVVNLKAKTHEKVDSLGENRSIAAHTVVLLMRK
- the LOC113779923 gene encoding uncharacterized protein LOC113779923 — its product is MGSMLGDWPSFDPMNFSQLRPSDPSSPSRMTPVTYCPTHDRCQPPPNQVIASESRNILLRNMYKRTEDKLRSKRPASEILITDQGLKHPRTSTAESPF